A single Aggregatilinea lenta DNA region contains:
- a CDS encoding class I SAM-dependent methyltransferase, producing MSTTPNSDIDAQIRAEIERLSREAVDWEQSESGEAQVVWKPRAATDRFVETDGGKRLLPTDMQVYYDLQLSRGASRPASPDSDEWIFDSPEVGTTTHAEMNAGRLDHFTRFVPLTPESRILDIGSRNGQLIYFLNDRGYRRVSGMDVVKLNVLWCQKNGFDVKLGDAHTLSQTYAPGSFDAIFAYHVLEHTYDPTKVLREFHTILGERGAIHIEIPLEAISLRYAHVYNFAPGELARMLRDAGFIVLDSVARDEYERIAARKKTGPLDGLWLDVRHTLGKLRRRIGL from the coding sequence ATGAGCACGACACCCAATTCCGACATTGATGCGCAGATCCGCGCCGAGATCGAGCGCCTCTCACGCGAGGCGGTGGACTGGGAACAGAGCGAGTCCGGCGAGGCGCAAGTCGTGTGGAAGCCGCGCGCCGCGACCGATCGCTTCGTGGAGACAGACGGCGGCAAGCGCCTGCTGCCCACCGACATGCAGGTTTATTACGACCTGCAACTGTCGCGCGGGGCGTCCCGGCCTGCCAGCCCGGACAGCGACGAATGGATCTTCGACAGCCCCGAAGTCGGCACAACCACGCACGCGGAGATGAACGCCGGGCGGCTGGATCACTTCACGCGCTTCGTGCCGCTCACGCCTGAGTCGCGCATCCTCGACATCGGCTCGCGCAACGGGCAGTTGATCTACTTCCTGAACGATCGCGGTTACCGGCGCGTGTCCGGCATGGACGTGGTCAAGCTCAACGTGTTGTGGTGCCAGAAGAACGGCTTCGACGTGAAGCTGGGCGACGCGCACACCCTGTCGCAGACGTACGCGCCGGGTTCCTTCGACGCGATCTTCGCCTATCACGTGCTGGAGCACACGTACGATCCGACGAAGGTGCTGCGCGAGTTCCACACCATCCTGGGCGAGCGCGGCGCGATCCACATCGAGATTCCGCTCGAAGCGATCAGCCTGCGGTACGCGCACGTCTATAACTTCGCGCCCGGTGAGCTGGCCCGGATGCTGCGTGACGCGGGCTTCATCGTGCTCGATTCGGTTGCGCGGGACGAGTACGAGCGCATCGCGGCGCGGAAGAAGACCGGGCCGCTGGACGGTCTGTGGCTCGACGTGCGGCATACGCTGGGCAAACTCCGGCGGCGGATCGGGCTTTAA